One Chondrinema litorale genomic window, CGCGGGATTAAACTTTAGTAATGAGCCGATAGAAAATGTGGATGGAGAATGGAAAGTTTGTAATCCGGAATCGGTGTATAAATTTTCGGCAGTAGGATATTTCTTTGGTAAAGAATTATTTAAAGAATTGAATGTGCCGGTCGGAATTGTATTTACAGGCATTGGTGCTTCGGCGGCTCAGGCCTATGTTCCTAAAGCTGTTTTGGCTGCAGATAATTTACTTAATGATAAATACCTGCAACCCTATTTACGATCTAGCAAATCTAAAGAAGTAATTGATGGTGGCTTTTCTTTTGAAAAAGTAATTAGACCATTTTTGCTGTACAATGCACTTATTCATCCGTTTAAAAATCTTTCTATTTCAGGTTTTTGCTGGTATCAGGGTGAGTCGAATAGAAATGAGCGAACAGCATATACACACTTAATGCATACAATGATTAGCAGTTGGAGAGAAGCATTTGCTCAAGGCGATTTACCATTCTACTTTGTACAAATCGCGCCTTACTTCTACGATATTGAAGACCCAAAAAGAGCAGAGTTTGCATTCTTTAGAGAAGCACAAGAGAACATTTCCTCTGTAGCAAATACCGAAATGGTGGTTACTATGGATGTAGGAAATGCCAAAGACCTGCATCCTAAAAACAAAAAACCGATTGGCATAAGATTAGGTAAAACAGCTTTAAATCTTCATTATGGTTTGAATAATATTTCTTATGAAGGACCGATTTTCGATTCGGTTGATTTTAATGGCGCCAAAGCTTTGTTAAGCTTTAAACCATCTTCCGTAAAAAGTGGATTAAAAACAAATGATGGTCAACCACCGAAATATTTTCAGCTAGCTGGTGAAGGCCAAATTTTCTATGAGGCTGAAGCTAAAATAGTGGGTAATAAAATACAATTGAGTTCCAGCGAAGTAAGCAAACCTGTAGCTGTCCGCTACGCATTTACGAACTATCCGGTAACTAATTTAGAAAATGGAGAAGGCATTCCGGCAGTGCCTTTTAGAACTGATGATTGGCAAGAACCATCAGTAAAGTAATTGAAAAATTGATAATGAACGTGTGGCAATTTAGAGATATTAGATGTTTTAACAAGTAATTTGGCTTTAATTATCGCTTATAGCTATTCTAAGGCAGGGGTTTTAAAGTATTTTCAGTATTTTGCAGATTATTAGATAAATTTTTTGATCAATTGTAAAACTTTATTAATCAGCAATGGCGAAAACCAAGATTTCTATTAACGATATAGCGACTAAATTAAATATCTCTAAAACCACTGTTTCATTTATTTTAAATGGCAAAGCGAAAGAGAAAAGAATTAGCGATAAATTAGTTGCTAAGGTTTTAAAAAAAGTAGAAGAACTTGGTTATCAACCAAATCAGTTTGCTAAGGGATTAAGAACTGGCCGAACCAATATTTTGGGTTTAATGGTAGAAGATATTTCTAAT contains:
- a CDS encoding sialate O-acetylesterase, coding for MKNIAFILLYCITCFVGKAQQLSFADPLGSHMVIQQNKPFKVWGKAKPNAKVTVFADWLKSPVEVKADETGSFLGIVPVPEIAKGDFTEHQLIIESNGEKQSLTDILIGEVWICSGQSNMQFGMDEVINSAVEVSKANFPNIRLFYAGLNFSNEPIENVDGEWKVCNPESVYKFSAVGYFFGKELFKELNVPVGIVFTGIGASAAQAYVPKAVLAADNLLNDKYLQPYLRSSKSKEVIDGGFSFEKVIRPFLLYNALIHPFKNLSISGFCWYQGESNRNERTAYTHLMHTMISSWREAFAQGDLPFYFVQIAPYFYDIEDPKRAEFAFFREAQENISSVANTEMVVTMDVGNAKDLHPKNKKPIGIRLGKTALNLHYGLNNISYEGPIFDSVDFNGAKALLSFKPSSVKSGLKTNDGQPPKYFQLAGEGQIFYEAEAKIVGNKIQLSSSEVSKPVAVRYAFTNYPVTNLENGEGIPAVPFRTDDWQEPSVK